A genomic stretch from Anaerolinea thermophila UNI-1 includes:
- a CDS encoding GNAT family N-acetyltransferase, translated as MPIDVVKNVTDELLEAMQRLMPQLNPGHPIPDRQALERIVHSEASTLLVSRDESGRITGMLTLVVFHTPSGTHAWIEDVVVDSVSRGQGIGEALTRKAIEMAQALGADSVNLTSRPAREAANRLYQRVGFQLRQTNVYRYSLPRK; from the coding sequence ATGCCCATTGATGTGGTGAAGAATGTAACCGATGAATTGCTCGAAGCCATGCAACGACTGATGCCACAATTGAATCCGGGTCATCCCATTCCTGACCGTCAGGCACTGGAGCGCATTGTCCACTCTGAAGCCAGCACCTTGCTGGTTTCACGAGATGAGTCTGGCAGAATTACCGGCATGTTGACGCTGGTGGTGTTCCATACGCCATCGGGTACACACGCCTGGATTGAAGATGTGGTGGTAGATTCTGTCTCACGCGGACAGGGTATTGGCGAAGCCCTGACGCGCAAAGCCATCGAGATGGCGCAAGCCCTGGGTGCTGATTCGGTCAATTTGACCTCACGCCCGGCGCGGGAAGCGGCAAACCGCCTGTATCAGCGTGTGGGTTTTCAACTGCGTCAGACCAACGTTTACCGTTATTCACTTCCCCGAAAATAA
- a CDS encoding ABC transporter substrate-binding protein has protein sequence MKSKIVSLLFVVVLLLSACSPQGKATPQTLTPIRLPVGYIPNVQFAPLYVAIEKGYFREEGLDVTVDYNMEVDNLAQIAAGKLDFAMISGEQVLLGRAKGMPVVYVMAWYQKFPVGIAAPVSENIFKPEDLKGKRIGIPGLFGASYIGAKALLSAGGLSESDVTLDAIGFNQVEGITSGREQAAVVYIANEPVQLRALGYDITVLAVSDYMELVSNGLVTSEKIVQENPELVRKMVRALIKGLDATIANPDEAYELSKKHVENLAQADASVQKAVLTSSIELWKAERLGYSNPKGWENMQEVLLSMGLLSEPQDLSKAFTNEFVP, from the coding sequence ATGAAGTCCAAAATTGTTTCTTTGCTGTTCGTTGTCGTTCTTCTGTTGTCTGCCTGCTCGCCACAGGGAAAAGCCACACCGCAAACATTGACGCCCATCCGCTTGCCTGTTGGTTACATTCCCAACGTGCAGTTTGCCCCCCTGTATGTTGCCATCGAAAAAGGTTACTTCCGCGAGGAAGGTCTGGACGTCACCGTAGATTACAACATGGAAGTGGACAACTTGGCGCAAATTGCCGCCGGGAAACTGGACTTTGCCATGATTTCCGGCGAACAGGTTTTGCTGGGACGCGCCAAAGGCATGCCGGTGGTGTATGTGATGGCGTGGTACCAGAAATTCCCGGTGGGAATTGCCGCACCAGTTTCGGAAAATATTTTTAAACCGGAAGACTTAAAAGGCAAACGCATTGGCATTCCCGGCTTGTTTGGCGCCAGTTACATTGGAGCAAAAGCCCTGCTCTCGGCTGGCGGATTAAGCGAATCGGACGTCACCCTGGACGCTATTGGGTTCAACCAGGTGGAAGGCATCACTTCCGGACGGGAACAAGCCGCAGTGGTTTACATTGCCAACGAACCGGTGCAACTGCGTGCGCTGGGGTACGACATCACCGTGCTGGCGGTTTCGGATTACATGGAACTGGTCTCCAACGGACTGGTCACCAGTGAGAAAATCGTACAAGAGAACCCTGAACTGGTGCGGAAGATGGTACGAGCGCTCATTAAAGGACTGGATGCCACCATTGCCAATCCCGACGAAGCCTACGAGTTAAGTAAAAAACATGTCGAAAATCTGGCGCAGGCAGATGCGAGTGTGCAGAAAGCCGTGCTGACCAGTTCAATTGAGTTATGGAAAGCCGAACGACTGGGCTATTCCAACCCTAAAGGTTGGGAAAACATGCAGGAAGTCCTGCTGAGCATGGGACTGCTGAGCGAGCCGCAGGACCTCTCCAAAGCCTTTACCAACGAGTTCGTGCCCTGA
- a CDS encoding ABC transporter ATP-binding protein: protein MDSNLIEMRHIVKVYPPNVLALDDVTVDFRRGEIHSIVGENGAGKSTLMKVLYGITHPNSGEIVYNGKAVHFREPGEAIAAGIGMVHQEIVLIPEYTVWENIVLGVEPVNWLGKIDRRRARQRVQQKIDEFQFNLDPDARVEDISVAARQKVEILTLLYRNVEVLILDEPTAVLTPQEIPQLFAELNRLRDSGHTILFISHRLEEVLELSDRITVMRRGKKVETVPATETSRQELARMMVGREVIFTSRRTPQHPGEPVLQVEHLTLREDHGRTRLDDLNFEVRAGEIVGVAGVEGNGQFELVNTLMGIQKPTSGRILIHGQDITHSDILERRRFISFVPQDRGKMGASLPAPVWENAIMTHHRLNPQLSGWKGLLLNTRYARQFTRQLIDAFSVVLPSPQAPFRTLSGGNQQKVIVGRELMLQSDFVLLDQPTRGLDVGSMEYIHDQVLRIRSEGRAVLMISADLEEIFLLADRILVLYRGKIVGNLPVERTNPQEVGALMLGGQHESP from the coding sequence ATGGACTCTAACCTGATTGAGATGCGCCATATCGTCAAAGTCTATCCGCCCAACGTGCTGGCGCTGGACGATGTCACTGTGGACTTTCGGCGCGGGGAAATTCACTCCATTGTGGGCGAAAATGGCGCCGGCAAAAGCACCCTGATGAAGGTGCTGTATGGCATCACCCATCCCAACTCCGGCGAAATTGTGTATAACGGCAAAGCGGTGCACTTTCGTGAACCGGGCGAAGCCATTGCCGCCGGCATTGGCATGGTGCATCAGGAAATCGTTCTCATCCCCGAATACACCGTTTGGGAAAACATTGTGCTGGGGGTGGAGCCGGTCAACTGGCTGGGCAAAATTGACCGCCGCCGCGCCCGGCAACGGGTTCAGCAAAAAATTGACGAATTCCAGTTCAATCTTGACCCCGATGCCCGGGTGGAAGACATCTCCGTTGCCGCACGCCAGAAGGTGGAAATTCTGACCCTGCTCTACCGCAACGTCGAGGTGCTGATTCTGGACGAGCCTACCGCGGTGCTTACCCCGCAGGAAATCCCCCAGTTGTTCGCTGAACTGAACCGTCTGCGGGATAGTGGGCACACCATTCTTTTCATTTCCCATCGCTTGGAAGAGGTACTGGAACTCAGCGACCGTATCACCGTGATGCGCAGAGGCAAGAAGGTGGAGACCGTTCCTGCCACCGAAACCAGCCGCCAGGAACTGGCGCGCATGATGGTTGGGAGGGAGGTGATTTTCACCAGCCGGCGTACCCCCCAACACCCCGGCGAACCTGTCTTGCAGGTGGAACATCTCACCCTGCGGGAGGATCACGGTCGCACCCGCCTGGATGACCTGAATTTTGAAGTACGTGCAGGGGAAATCGTCGGTGTGGCGGGCGTGGAGGGCAACGGCCAGTTTGAACTGGTCAATACCCTCATGGGTATTCAAAAGCCCACCAGCGGGCGCATCCTGATTCATGGACAGGACATTACCCACAGCGATATTCTGGAAAGACGCCGATTCATCTCGTTCGTGCCGCAGGATCGCGGCAAGATGGGTGCCAGTTTGCCCGCGCCGGTGTGGGAGAACGCCATCATGACTCACCACCGGCTTAACCCGCAGTTGTCCGGCTGGAAGGGTCTATTGCTCAATACACGCTATGCCCGCCAGTTCACCCGCCAGTTGATTGATGCCTTTTCTGTGGTTCTTCCATCGCCGCAGGCGCCTTTCCGTACCCTCTCGGGGGGCAATCAGCAAAAGGTCATCGTCGGGCGGGAACTCATGCTTCAGAGCGATTTCGTCTTGCTGGATCAGCCCACCCGCGGATTGGATGTGGGTTCGATGGAGTACATCCATGACCAGGTTCTGCGCATCCGCTCCGAAGGGCGGGCTGTGCTGATGATTTCCGCCGACCTGGAAGAAATCTTCCTGCTGGCTGACCGCATTCTGGTGCTGTATCGTGGAAAGATTGTGGGAAATCTGCCGGTTGAACGAACCAACCCTCAGGAAGTGGGAGCCTTAATGTTGGGAGGACAGCACGAAAGCCCATGA
- a CDS encoding ABC transporter permease encodes MKQKVFNALIGIGVALLLGAVLLILQGYNPLETYQALFEFSLFGYYPFATTLRNAVPLVLPGLSAAIAFASGVVNLGQPGQLVMGALFATVGGLYLDLPPALMIPVLALLAMLGGMLWAGIAALLRRFFDMSEFIVTLMLNMIADYFTAWAITEPFKDPTAFSPMTPQITQNGWLPKWGEFNSMILFMLAAVLVSWFVFNRWKAGYEWRITGQNALFARLGGCDINRNFMAVMLMTGALAGLAGGLVVMGGTHRFIRGLGANYAWDGVMIAIVANNGILATFLYGLFFSAIQTGALGMELITSVPNEISQVLQAVLVLVIVASREYLNTLVEQISARRRAREART; translated from the coding sequence ATGAAGCAAAAAGTTTTCAATGCTCTGATTGGAATAGGGGTGGCTTTGCTGTTGGGTGCGGTATTGCTCATCCTGCAAGGCTACAACCCGCTGGAAACCTATCAAGCCCTGTTTGAGTTTTCTCTGTTCGGCTACTATCCTTTTGCCACCACCCTGCGCAATGCTGTGCCGCTGGTGCTTCCGGGACTCTCGGCGGCGATTGCCTTTGCTTCCGGTGTGGTCAATCTTGGACAGCCCGGTCAACTGGTGATGGGCGCGCTGTTCGCCACGGTAGGCGGGCTTTATCTGGATTTACCTCCCGCTTTGATGATTCCCGTGCTTGCTCTGCTTGCCATGCTGGGCGGTATGCTCTGGGCAGGAATCGCCGCGCTGTTGCGCCGCTTTTTCGATATGAGCGAGTTCATCGTCACCCTGATGCTGAACATGATTGCCGATTACTTCACCGCCTGGGCAATCACCGAGCCGTTCAAAGACCCCACCGCTTTTTCGCCCATGACCCCGCAGATTACTCAGAATGGCTGGCTTCCCAAATGGGGCGAGTTCAACTCGATGATTTTGTTCATGCTGGCGGCGGTGCTGGTTTCCTGGTTTGTGTTCAACCGCTGGAAAGCCGGCTATGAGTGGCGCATCACCGGACAGAATGCCCTCTTTGCCCGTCTGGGCGGGTGCGATATCAACCGCAATTTTATGGCGGTGATGCTGATGACCGGCGCCCTGGCTGGTCTGGCGGGCGGGCTGGTGGTGATGGGCGGTACCCACCGCTTCATCCGGGGCTTGGGGGCTAACTATGCCTGGGACGGGGTGATGATTGCCATCGTTGCCAACAACGGTATCCTGGCTACCTTTCTGTATGGTCTGTTCTTCAGTGCCATTCAAACCGGTGCGCTCGGCATGGAACTGATTACCAGCGTCCCCAATGAAATTTCTCAGGTCTTGCAGGCGGTGCTGGTGCTGGTCATTGTTGCCAGCCGGGAGTACCTGAACACGCTGGTGGAGCAAATCAGCGCCCGGCGCAGGGCGCGGGAGGCGCGCACATGA
- the amrB gene encoding AmmeMemoRadiSam system protein B, translated as MVAVSDVRPSPIAGTWYSGDAQRLRRQVETYLSEAHIPSLNGEVVAVVAPHAGHRYSGRTAGHAFAAVRGQSPEVVAVLSPFHAMHPAELLTTAHQAYATPLGLIPVDHEALLILEQDLAEQHLSLTRVAYDSEHSLEIELPFLQVALQGDFRLLPLMVRSHSPQVLQTLGKLLAQVLKDRRALLVASTDLSHFYPEKIARQLDAEMLRRLEAFDPLAMLEAETTGKGFACGVGAVAATLWAARALGADRVSILHHSTSADETGDYSAVVGYGAAAILRTV; from the coding sequence ATGGTGGCTGTGTCCGATGTCAGACCTTCCCCCATTGCGGGGACGTGGTACAGCGGCGATGCTCAGCGTCTTCGTCGTCAGGTCGAAACCTATTTGAGTGAAGCCCATATTCCCTCATTGAATGGGGAGGTGGTGGCAGTTGTGGCACCTCATGCCGGGCATCGCTATTCCGGGCGTACCGCCGGGCATGCCTTTGCCGCCGTACGCGGGCAAAGCCCTGAAGTGGTTGCGGTGCTTTCTCCCTTTCACGCCATGCACCCTGCAGAGTTGCTCACCACAGCGCATCAGGCGTATGCTACACCGTTGGGGCTGATTCCTGTGGATCATGAAGCCCTGCTAATCCTGGAGCAGGATTTAGCGGAGCAACACCTGTCTCTGACACGGGTAGCGTATGATAGCGAACATTCGCTGGAAATTGAATTACCCTTCCTGCAGGTAGCGCTTCAGGGAGATTTCCGCCTCTTGCCCTTGATGGTGCGCTCGCATTCCCCCCAGGTACTGCAAACTCTGGGAAAGTTGTTGGCACAGGTACTCAAAGACCGGCGGGCTTTACTGGTTGCCAGCACCGACCTTTCTCACTTTTACCCGGAAAAGATTGCCCGGCAGTTGGATGCAGAAATGCTCCGCCGGCTGGAAGCCTTTGACCCCCTTGCGATGCTGGAAGCCGAAACAACTGGCAAGGGCTTTGCTTGCGGGGTGGGTGCGGTAGCGGCAACTCTTTGGGCAGCGCGGGCTTTGGGGGCAGACCGGGTTTCCATTCTTCACCACAGTACTTCGGCGGATGAAACTGGAGATTATTCAGCCGTAGTGGGCTACGGCGCCGCCGCGATTCTTCGCACCGTATGA
- a CDS encoding BMP family ABC transporter substrate-binding protein: MKKSLLVLLIALFVFSLAACTPAAKTQEQPKRVVYLINGALGDNAFYDSGKAGIDNIAKQYGVETRTIECNFDAGKYEPSLRAAVDYADVIFVISYGFEDQLKEFADQYPNKIFVNIDTVVENSKKTITSVDFIEEESAYLAGVVAGLTTLDTSIPNVNPDKVVGVVGGDVDPVVSAFVFAYENGAKSVDPEIQVLKKSLGGAWDDSARGKQAALQLYDQKADVVFQVAAAAGIGVLQAARERQLYAIGVDTNQNDLEPGYVIASDIKNVGKSIEDVYKTIHEGTYKPGQVLKYGIAQGGVDIALEAKVQVLPQSIVDKVLAIRQQIVDGTLKIEMYNNQDVWQ, translated from the coding sequence AACAGCCCAAGCGGGTGGTTTATCTGATCAACGGCGCGCTGGGAGATAATGCGTTCTACGACTCCGGCAAGGCTGGCATCGACAACATTGCCAAACAGTACGGTGTGGAAACCCGCACCATTGAATGCAACTTCGATGCCGGCAAGTACGAACCCTCTCTGCGTGCGGCAGTGGATTATGCCGATGTCATCTTCGTCATTTCCTACGGCTTTGAGGATCAGTTAAAGGAATTTGCCGACCAGTATCCCAATAAAATCTTCGTCAACATTGACACGGTGGTGGAAAACAGCAAGAAAACCATTACCTCGGTGGATTTCATTGAGGAAGAAAGCGCCTATCTGGCGGGGGTAGTGGCTGGACTGACCACCCTCGATACCAGCATTCCCAACGTTAACCCGGATAAGGTTGTGGGTGTGGTTGGCGGCGATGTGGATCCGGTGGTGAGCGCCTTCGTATTTGCGTACGAAAACGGCGCCAAATCCGTGGATCCGGAAATTCAGGTGCTCAAGAAATCCCTGGGCGGTGCCTGGGATGATTCGGCGCGCGGCAAGCAAGCCGCCTTGCAACTGTACGACCAGAAAGCCGATGTGGTCTTCCAGGTGGCGGCGGCGGCAGGGATTGGGGTACTGCAAGCCGCTCGCGAACGCCAGTTGTACGCCATCGGTGTGGATACCAACCAGAACGACCTCGAACCTGGTTACGTCATTGCCAGCGACATTAAGAACGTGGGCAAATCCATTGAGGATGTGTACAAGACCATTCATGAAGGCACATACAAACCCGGCCAGGTGCTGAAATACGGTATTGCCCAGGGCGGTGTGGACATTGCCCTCGAAGCCAAGGTGCAGGTACTGCCTCAGAGCATTGTGGATAAAGTCCTGGCGATTCGCCAGCAAATTGTGGACGGCACCCTGAAGATTGAAATGTACAACAATCAGGACGTCTGGCAGTAA
- a CDS encoding ABC transporter permease: MRILVGLINGMISGATPILLAALGGAYTFYAGVFNIAMEGMLLTGAFFAVLGSYYTGSWLIGVLLAVLGALFLALIFILFAVVLKTDEFVTGIALNLFAVGATTYMLRKIFSVKGVFSNAGIQPIPSVRIPLLEQIPVLGEILSGQNLMVWVAVLATFLTYFLIFHTHFGLRLRAAGYNPARLDSSGVPSSRMRALSLLASGVLCGLGGAFLSLGYVNLFAENMSAGRGWISLAAIILVNGNPMGIALISLLFGFSDGLGLLLQGYRVSAQFTAMVPYIATLIALYFYAARKKKLKST; this comes from the coding sequence ATGAGAATTCTGGTGGGTTTGATCAACGGCATGATTTCCGGCGCTACACCGATTCTGCTGGCGGCGCTCGGGGGGGCTTATACGTTTTACGCCGGCGTTTTCAACATTGCCATGGAGGGCATGCTTCTAACCGGCGCATTCTTTGCCGTGCTGGGGTCGTACTATACCGGTTCATGGCTCATCGGCGTTCTGCTGGCGGTATTGGGGGCATTGTTCCTGGCGTTGATTTTCATCCTGTTTGCGGTGGTGCTGAAGACGGATGAGTTTGTTACCGGCATTGCCCTCAACCTGTTTGCGGTGGGGGCAACCACTTACATGCTTCGCAAAATCTTCAGTGTGAAGGGCGTGTTTTCCAACGCAGGCATTCAGCCTATCCCCTCTGTGCGCATTCCACTGCTGGAACAGATTCCCGTTTTGGGTGAAATCCTCTCCGGTCAAAACCTGATGGTATGGGTGGCGGTACTGGCGACCTTTCTCACATATTTCCTCATTTTCCATACCCACTTTGGCTTGCGCCTGCGTGCCGCAGGGTATAACCCTGCCCGACTGGACTCCAGTGGTGTGCCGTCCAGTCGTATGCGTGCTCTTTCTCTGCTTGCCAGCGGCGTGTTGTGCGGGTTGGGCGGGGCTTTTCTCTCGCTGGGATATGTCAACCTGTTTGCCGAGAACATGTCCGCCGGGCGGGGGTGGATTTCGCTGGCGGCGATTATTCTGGTCAACGGCAATCCAATGGGGATTGCGCTGATTTCCCTGCTGTTTGGTTTTTCGGATGGTCTGGGCTTGCTCTTGCAGGGATATCGGGTATCGGCGCAGTTTACTGCAATGGTACCTTACATTGCCACGCTGATTGCTCTGTATTTCTATGCGGCAAGGAAGAAAAAATTAAAATCTACTTAG
- a CDS encoding hemolysin family protein produces the protein MSILQIGLIFLLIALNAFFVGVEFAVVASRRSRLDLLVEPDHPALRLVHRWLEDEAARDRLIAASQLGITLVSLALGSVGEKAFEAWLEPYFAHWMLPPQLMFLRQAVEILPLVLSLTIVTGLHVVLGEQVPKVAVLRDPEAFALRAAQPMDLFARIFRGFIDLLDWATRTILKALGIPSNGHAHALISSVEELRQIVTSPEVEQLVDDSEREMLSAVIDFGERVVRQVVVPRTEIIAIEADQLLTEAAELAAREGVTKLPVYEDNLDQVIGILHMKDLMARWVEDRLENGCARDLAREALFVPDSLPINDLLMLFRERRQHIAIVLDEYGGTAGLVTLEDLLEEIVGDVQDAFDAEPPAIQSLKDGSALIDGMTLIEEVNETFGLHLQDPNYDTLAGYILGKLGHIPAVGEEVEDPENGISLRVEAMERLRIARVLMRRLPKPAPKPDPVPEKTSPLQTEPAHAH, from the coding sequence ATGAGTATTCTGCAGATTGGTTTGATTTTCCTCTTAATTGCGCTCAACGCCTTTTTTGTGGGCGTTGAGTTTGCTGTCGTGGCTTCCCGCCGATCCCGCCTGGATTTGCTGGTAGAACCGGATCACCCGGCGCTCCGCCTGGTGCATCGCTGGCTGGAAGATGAAGCCGCCCGCGACCGATTGATTGCTGCCTCGCAGTTAGGCATCACCCTGGTTAGCCTGGCGTTGGGCTCGGTGGGCGAGAAAGCCTTTGAAGCATGGCTTGAGCCTTACTTCGCCCACTGGATGCTTCCCCCGCAGTTGATGTTCCTGCGGCAGGCGGTAGAAATCCTGCCATTGGTGCTTTCCCTCACCATTGTGACAGGACTGCATGTTGTTCTGGGTGAACAGGTGCCCAAAGTGGCAGTTCTTCGGGACCCTGAAGCCTTTGCCTTGCGCGCTGCTCAGCCCATGGATTTGTTTGCCCGTATCTTCCGCGGGTTTATCGACTTGCTCGATTGGGCAACCCGCACCATTTTGAAAGCCTTGGGCATCCCATCCAATGGACATGCGCATGCGCTGATCAGTTCAGTGGAAGAACTGCGTCAGATTGTCACCAGCCCGGAAGTGGAGCAACTGGTCGATGATTCGGAGCGCGAAATGCTCTCCGCCGTCATTGATTTTGGCGAGCGGGTGGTGCGTCAGGTAGTAGTGCCGCGCACTGAAATCATCGCCATTGAGGCAGATCAACTGCTGACTGAGGCGGCAGAACTGGCGGCGCGTGAGGGGGTAACCAAACTACCCGTGTACGAGGACAATCTGGATCAGGTTATCGGTATTCTGCACATGAAAGACCTGATGGCGCGTTGGGTGGAAGACCGCCTGGAAAATGGATGCGCTCGTGATCTGGCACGTGAAGCCCTGTTTGTGCCAGACAGTCTGCCCATCAACGACCTGTTGATGCTCTTTCGCGAGCGCCGCCAGCACATCGCCATTGTGCTGGATGAATATGGTGGAACGGCAGGACTGGTGACGCTGGAAGATTTGCTGGAAGAAATTGTCGGCGATGTGCAGGATGCCTTTGATGCCGAACCGCCCGCCATTCAATCGCTCAAGGATGGCAGTGCCCTGATTGATGGCATGACTCTCATCGAAGAGGTCAATGAGACCTTTGGCTTGCATCTGCAAGACCCTAATTATGATACCCTTGCCGGATACATTCTGGGTAAATTGGGACACATCCCCGCGGTGGGTGAGGAAGTTGAAGACCCTGAAAATGGCATCAGTTTGCGGGTTGAAGCCATGGAACGTCTGCGCATTGCCCGTGTACTGATGCGTCGCCTGCCCAAACCTGCTCCAAAGCCAGACCCGGTACCGGAAAAAACATCCCCCCTGCAAACGGAGCCTGCCCATGCCCATTGA
- a CDS encoding peptidoglycan DD-metalloendopeptidase family protein — MTEDSHLPSPLSSEIEEAGEARLAAEEQRPASRWSTIWEHILRLGLGEIALRAGTLIVSIALILLVIWVMARFYLKGNVESAQQSVLAAPLPSPTPTVQIPAFKPVTVSVSSGIPRLARLDTYVPSRPRFEITTYEVQKGDTVFGIAEKFGLKPQSILWGNFETLADDPHRLQIGMKLNILPVDGVLYRWHEGDSLLKVAEFYGVTPETIIDWPGNHLDAAKLGDLSKPNIEPGTLVFVPGGKRDFISWSAPFISRRDPAKAKIFGPGYCGTQVDGYIGNGSFVWPTTERWLSGYDYSPETNHWGIDIAGRIGNPIYAADSGVVVYSGWNENGYGYVVVIDHGNGWQTLYAHLSQIYAGCGASVSQGDTIGAMGSTGRSTGPHLHFEIMSESGVRVNPWSFLQ, encoded by the coding sequence ATGACTGAGGATTCTCACCTTCCATCTCCCCTCTCTTCTGAGATAGAAGAGGCAGGGGAGGCGAGGTTAGCCGCAGAAGAACAACGTCCAGCCTCGCGCTGGAGTACGATTTGGGAACATATCTTACGCCTGGGCTTGGGGGAAATTGCTCTCCGTGCCGGGACATTGATTGTATCCATTGCCCTGATTTTGCTGGTCATCTGGGTGATGGCGCGTTTCTATTTAAAGGGGAATGTAGAGTCTGCGCAACAGTCGGTCTTAGCCGCACCGCTACCCTCTCCCACGCCTACGGTGCAAATTCCCGCGTTCAAGCCGGTCACAGTGTCTGTGTCCAGCGGCATCCCCCGTCTGGCACGGTTGGATACCTATGTGCCTTCGCGTCCTCGTTTTGAAATTACCACTTACGAGGTGCAAAAGGGCGATACTGTGTTCGGCATTGCCGAAAAGTTCGGCTTGAAGCCTCAATCCATCCTATGGGGTAACTTTGAAACCCTTGCCGATGACCCCCACCGTTTGCAGATTGGCATGAAGTTGAACATTCTGCCGGTGGATGGCGTTCTTTATCGCTGGCATGAAGGGGATAGCCTGCTGAAGGTTGCCGAATTTTATGGCGTGACTCCCGAAACCATCATTGACTGGCCCGGCAATCATCTGGACGCCGCCAAACTGGGCGATTTGTCCAAACCCAACATTGAACCCGGCACGCTGGTTTTTGTGCCCGGCGGGAAGCGTGACTTCATTTCCTGGTCTGCGCCTTTCATCAGCCGCCGCGACCCGGCAAAAGCCAAGATTTTCGGTCCGGGTTATTGCGGTACACAGGTAGATGGCTACATCGGCAATGGCTCGTTTGTCTGGCCCACCACCGAACGCTGGCTCTCCGGATACGACTACTCCCCCGAAACCAATCACTGGGGTATTGACATTGCCGGACGCATTGGTAACCCCATCTATGCCGCCGATTCGGGCGTGGTGGTGTACTCCGGTTGGAATGAGAACGGCTATGGTTATGTGGTTGTGATTGACCACGGCAACGGCTGGCAAACCCTGTATGCTCACCTGAGCCAGATTTACGCCGGGTGTGGCGCCAGCGTCTCGCAGGGCGATACCATCGGCGCTATGGGCAGTACCGGACGCTCCACCGGGCCACATTTGCACTTCGAAATCATGAGCGAGTCAGGCGTACGCGTCAATCCATGGAGTTTCCTGCAGTAA
- a CDS encoding ABC transporter ATP-binding protein, with the protein MSEQTMTAFEVATPSTAIQPYLRVEDVHMRYPNDNGGVEALHGVQFDLHPREFVCLLGPSGCGKSTLLRIIAGLLTPTRGEVIFYAPTASRISLVFQDANLMPWRNVRENIALPLILQGVPRSQALQKADAWLDIVGLQGFGEALPRELSGGMAQRVAIARSLIQEPGLLLLDEPFGALDALTREKMASELLRLWQEHRTTVLMVTHSISEAILLSDRVLVLSSRPGRVVLDLAIDLPRPRDEDVRYTPEFGALARELRRAITD; encoded by the coding sequence ATGAGCGAGCAAACGATGACTGCTTTCGAAGTGGCAACACCCTCAACCGCGATTCAGCCCTACCTGCGGGTAGAGGACGTGCACATGCGCTACCCCAACGACAATGGTGGAGTGGAGGCACTGCACGGGGTGCAATTTGATTTGCACCCCCGCGAGTTCGTTTGCCTGCTGGGACCGTCCGGTTGCGGCAAAAGCACCCTCTTGCGCATCATCGCTGGCTTGCTCACCCCTACCCGGGGAGAAGTAATTTTCTACGCGCCCACTGCCTCGCGCATCAGCCTGGTGTTTCAGGATGCCAACCTGATGCCCTGGCGAAATGTACGCGAGAATATCGCCCTGCCGTTAATTCTGCAAGGCGTGCCTCGCTCTCAAGCCCTGCAAAAAGCAGATGCCTGGCTGGACATCGTCGGGCTACAGGGATTTGGAGAGGCTTTACCGCGTGAACTGTCCGGCGGCATGGCTCAGCGGGTAGCCATTGCTCGCTCGCTGATTCAGGAACCCGGTTTGCTTTTGCTGGATGAACCCTTTGGCGCGCTGGACGCGCTCACCCGCGAGAAAATGGCGAGCGAACTCCTGCGCCTCTGGCAGGAACACCGCACCACCGTGCTGATGGTCACCCATTCCATCAGTGAAGCCATTCTGCTTTCCGACCGGGTGCTGGTGTTGAGTTCCCGCCCCGGACGGGTAGTTCTGGATTTAGCCATAGACCTGCCGCGTCCAAGAGATGAAGATGTCCGGTACACACCGGAATTTGGTGCCCTGGCGCGCGAACTGCGCCGTGCCATCACCGATTGA